The following is a genomic window from Amycolatopsis sp. BJA-103.
TGGCGAGCCGCGCGACGACCACCCTGGTGCCTTCGGAATCCGTTTCTTTCCAAGCGATCGTGGCCCCGTCGCCGGAGAGGGACGGCCGGTCGTTCCGGGTTTCGTTGGGCACACCCAGCGAGACGAAGCCGTAGTCCATGCCGCCGTCGGCGCGTGGTTCGTCGTAGCTCCCGTCGCCGTCCGGATCACGGTCCGCCACGACGATGTGCCGCCCGTAACCCACGTAGCCGTCCGCGATGTTCGTCGCTTCGGTCGCGAACGCCACATACCGTCCGTCGGCGGAAATCGACGCGCTCCCGCTCGATCCGTTCGCGGGCGCTTCCCAAGGCGCGGCCACAGCGGAGAGCGTGAAAGCTTCGATCGGATAGCCGCGGCTGATCAGCATGGTACGCCCCGGTGCCGACCGATCGCGAACGTACACAGTGGACAGTCCGCTCGGCGCGGCGAGCGGGTCCAGCGGTGCCGTCGACGAGAAGGCCACGTAGCGGGCGTTCCCCGAGATGTCCGGGTCGAGCCCCGTTCCGGCCGTTCCGTCTTGCGCGACGGAGACGACTTCCGTACCGCCGGGGGAGGTGTCACCCCAGGCGGTCACCTCCCCGGTGAGCACCGTGACCGCGACCGCGAGCGTGGCGAACCGTCGTATTCCCATCGGCGTCCCCTTCTCGGAACCGGGTCCGACGTTAAGGCCATCCGTGCCTGCCGAGAGGGCAGTCCATGCCACCGCGGGGAGCGCACTTCTTGCCCGATGAGGCCGCCGTGCGTGCCCTCGCACCACTGGGGTCGCGGGTCCGGCCGCGGGAACACTGGACGGATGGCATCCACTGTGTCCTTCACCGGCGACGCGCCCACGGTCGTACCCGGCGAAACGATGACGTGTGCGGTGAGCATCGCCAACACCGGCGACCTGGTCGACCGGTTCACCTTCACCGTGGTGGGCGAAACGGCCGCGTGGACCTCGGTCGAACCCGAGTCGGTCAACCTGATGCCGGGAACGTCCGCCGTCGTCACGGTGACATTCGAGCCGCCGCGCTCGCCCGAGGCGATGGCCGGGGAGCATCATTTCGGGCTTCGGTCGGAGTCCCGGGAGGATCCCGAAAGCTCGATCGTCGAGGAAGCCGTCCTCACGGTCGAACCGTTCACGGAGATCGTCACCGAGCTGATCCCGGCCAAACGGCAGGCCAGGCGCAAGGCCAAGTACCGGCTGGCGATCGACAACCTCGGCAACACCATCACGGTGGTCGAAATCCTCCCGGAGGACCCGGACGGCGACCTGCTGCTCCACGCCGACCCGGCCCTCGTGCGCACCGAGCCCGGCACTGCCACTTTCGTGACGATCAAGGCGGCGCCACGCAAGCGATTCCTCCGCGGGCAGACCCGGATCCTGCCGTTCCAGGTGATCGCCACCCCCGTCGACGAGGAGCCGCACACCGAGGACGCCGTCCTGCAGCAGGAGCAGCTCATCCCGAAGTGGCTGCTGCCCGCGCTGCTGGCGCTCGTCGCGCTCGTGGGCGCGGCCATCGCGTTCTGGTTCGCCGTCCTGAAACCGGCGGTGGTCTCGGTCGCCACCGAACAGGCGCAGAAACAGGTCGAACGCGCCGAAAGCGCGGCGAGCCGAGCGGACGACTCGGCGAAGGCCGCCGGCGCGGCGGCGTCGACGGCGCAGGCGGTGAGCGGCGGCACCAGCGCGGGCCAGTCAGGAGCGAAGCCACCGACGAGCCCTTCGCAACCTTCGGGTGAGGCCCGTCCCGGTACCGCCGAAGCGGGCAAGAACCCGGTCAGCTTCCGGGTGCAGACGGATTCCGTCCCGGTCACCGACGGGTCGTTCAAGGAATTCACTTACCGTGTACCGGACGGGAAAACACTCGACATCGGTGACCTGGTGCTGCAGAACCCTAGGGGTGACACCGGGATCCTGCGGATCGCGCTCGGTGCCGACGTCGTCCTCGAAACCGGTCTCGCCAACTTCCGCGACCTGGACTATCACTACCTCGACCCGCTGCACGCCGTCCCCGGGACGTCGGTGATCGTGTCCGTGAACTGTGCGACGCCGGGACCGGGCGCCGCGCGGTGCACGCCGTCGGTGTCGTTCTCCGGCAAGCTCAGCTGATCGCTTCAGCGGGTCCGTGTGGATCGTGTCGGTTCCCAGGGGTCTCGTGAGGGCACTAGGGATCTTCCCTAGTGCCCTCGGGTGCGTGGGTGCGGCATCGTTCGTGGTGCCGTCACCGTGCGAACCGGAGGTGCCCATGGGAAGTCGAGTGCCGGTCTACGCGTTCGCCGCCGACCCGATCTCGCGGGCCGGGCTGGAAAGCCAGCTCCGTTTCCAGCCGAGCCTGGTCCTGATGCCGGAGGAGCGCCGCGCGGACGCGGTGGTGGCCGTGGTGGCGGCGGAAACCGTGGACGACGCGACGATGCGCACCCTGGGCGATCTGAAACGGCACGGTTTCGAGCGGCTCGTCCTGCTGGTCACCGCGGTGAACGACAACGACCTGCTCACCATCATCGAAGCCGGCGTCTGCGCCCTGATCCGCCGGAACGAGGTCACCGCGGCGAAACTGGCCGCCCTGATCGAGAAGGCCGCGTCCGGTGAGGCGGCGATCCCGCCGGACATGCTCGCCAAACTGCTCAAGCAGGTCTCCCATATGCAGACCGAAGTGCTCACCCCGCGCGGCCTGCGACTCGCCGGGCTGACCGAACGCGAAGCCGCGATCCTGTCCTTGGTGGCCGACGGCCTCGACACCGGCGAGATCGCGTCCGAACTCTGCTATTCGGTCCGGACCGTCAAGAACGCGCTCCACGACGTGACCATGCGTTTCCAGCTGCGCAACAGGTCTCACGCCGTCGCCTACGCGTTGAGAGAAGGACTCATCTGACTCGCCCTTCATCGAGACGGCACGGGCAAAGCCCAGCACTCTCTGATCTCTGCATAGCCGTTGGCGACCGCGGTGCCCCGGCTGGGATAGTCCGCTTGTGCCGAACCTCGACTTCTACGCCGTTGGCGACGATTGGGCCGCGGTCCTTGAGACCGTCTTCGATCTCGGCTTGTTCCGTGTCTTCGAGTCGGACTCGGAGCCGGGCCGTGAGCTGAGTGAGTTCCACGCCGCCGCGGAGGTCCCTGGCGGCCGGGCGGGACGAAGTCTGGCGTTGTTCGCCATCGGGTCGGGGCCGGGGCCCCTCGCGAAAAGGATCGAGTTCCTTCCAGGAGTGCATCCTGACGCCACTTTTCGGTACTGCTGCGAGGGTTGGGGGCTCATTCAGCTTCACCATGGCTGGGTGTCCGGGACGCAGCAGCTGCGATGGAGTCATACGAACCACAACTCGGAGAAGCGGGCTGCGGCCTGGTCCACGACCTTGCAGCGACTCGGTGACCCCGCCGAGTGGAACTGGGCGACGGTCACCAGCGCCTCCGGCAGGCTCAACCGCGCTATTCGCCGGATGACCGTGACCAAGATCGGCTCGCACCCGGTCCTGCCGAACGCGGCGCGTTTCATCGACCACAACGGCTTGCGCTACGAGTACGGCACGGGCATCCACGCGACTCCGGCCGCCGGCATGAGACGGCCGTGACGGGCCACGTCCGCTCATGCCGATGTGCGAGCTTTCCGGCACGAGGCAACGACGGAACGCGACGGTGAGATCGACGGCGTCGAATTGATCGGCGGAACGCGCGCCGCAGGGGGCGACGTACATCTCTTGCGAGCACTGGCACCGTACGTCGACGCCGGCGGAGAACTCATCTGGCTGGGCAAGATGACAAGCTGCAGCGCGGGTTCAGGACCGGCAGCTGGAGTTGCCTCGGTGATGCGACATGGGGTTTCGCCTCGTGGCAGGCCATGGGCTCCGGATCGTGGTGCCGATCTCGGTTCACGCGAACGAGTGAAAGCTCGTCAGGCTGTGCGCGGCTGCCGGGAGTATGGCGGGATCTTTGACTGAGTGACGTGATCCGGGGAGGTTTCGTGTCGCCTGATGCGCTGCATCGCACTGTTCTGGTTGTGGACGTGGAGAAATTCAGCGGCCGGAAGAACCCGGAACAGAGAAATGTGCGCTACGCCGTCTATGCGGCCTTGGCTCATGCGCTCGGCTCGCACTGGAGCGCCTGTCATCGCGAAGACCGGGGTGACGGTGTGCTTCTTCTGGCGCCGGCGGCTGTTCCGAAGCAACTGTTCGTCGAGCAGGTGCCCGGTCGCCTGGTGAAAGCGTTGAACAGGCACAACCGGGCGCACGGGACCGGCGAGCAGATCCGGTTGAGGATGGCGGTGCACGCCGGGGAAGTTCTGCTCGACGCGTACGGCGCGACCGGCGTCGCGATCAACCACACGTTCCGGTTGCTCGACGCGTCGCCGTTGAAGGACGCCCTCGCCGGGTCGGGCGGTGTGCTCGCGGTGATCACCTCCGACTGGTTGTTCCGTGAAGTGGTCTGGCACAGCGCTGCTGATGAGACCCGCTATCGGCCCAAACGCGTCCGGGTCAAGGAAACGGAGACGGTGGGGTGGATCTGCCTGCCGGACGACCCGTACCCGCCCGACGTCAGCCAGTCGGAGTGGCCGGAGGACGTCTGCCCCTATCCGGGTCTGCGTGCGTTTCAACCTGACCAAGCGCGTTGGTTCTTCGGCCGCGAGGCGACCTTGTCGGTGTTGATGGACAAGATCGATCACCGCAGTGGACCGGTCTTCGTCGTCGCACCGTCCGGTGTTGGCAAGTCGTCGCTGCTTCGAGCAGGCGTGACAACCGCGGTCGCCGACAGTGGACGCCCATGGCTGTTGCTCACCCCGGCAAAGGAGCCTTGCGAGACACTGGCACAGCAGGTCGCGCAGCTCATCGACGGCAGCGTGGATGGCGTGCTCTCAGCAGTCAGATCTGATCCTGCCCTGCTGGCAAGCATGCTGCCTGACGGGACTGTCATCGTGGTGGATCAGTTCGAAGAGGTGTTCACCCTGTGCGCCGGCGAGGCCGAACGGCGGCGTTTCATCGCCGCACTGATCGCGATGCGTGCGGTTCTCGGGGTGCGGGGCGACTTCTACGACCACTGCCTCGCTGACGAACAGCTCGCAACGTTCCTGCCGGCAAGCCAGTTCAACCTCCAGGCGATGACTCCGGACGGGTTGCGAGCGGCCATCGAGCGGCCGGCTCGGCAGATCGGCGTCGACGTCGAGCCGAGTCTGGTCGAGATCCTCCTGCACGAGATCGGGACGGATGCGGGCGGGCTCCCACTACTGGCCCACGCATTGGCCGTCACCTGGCAGCGGCGCGCGGGCGACAAGCTGACCTTGGCGGATTACGATCGGACCGGGCGGATCCAAGGCGCGATCGTGGCTACCGCGGACGAGGCCTACGCGCGTTGTTCCACGGCCGAGCAGCGTGTGATTTTCCAGCACATCCTCATGCACTTGGTCGTGGTCAGGCACGACGCGCCGCCTGCCAGGCGGCGCGCGGATCCGGCCGACCTTGTCAAGGGTTTCGAAGCACCGCGGACCGCTGAGACAGTTCTCGGCTGGTTGATCGAGAAACGTCTGGTCACGCTGGAGGACAACGCCGTCGAGCTTTCCCACGAAGTGTTACTGCGAGCGTGGCCGCAGCTCGGCGCCTGGATCGAGACGGGCCGCAACGATCAGGTCATCCGGCAGCAGTCGATCGAGGCCGCCGAACAGTGGGAGAGAGAAGGGAAACCGGTCGGATCGCTGTATCGCGGCGATCGGCTGGCCATCGCGAAGGGGTGGCACTACAGGAGTGAGCACCGCGCCGCCATCACGCCGCTCGGAGAGGCCTTCCTCAGCGCGTCGACCCGGCACGAAAGCCGGCGGGCCAGAGTTCGTCGAACCGCGGTCACCATGCTGGCCGTTCTCGGCCTTGTCGCGTCCAGTGCCGCTGTCTACGCCTTCCAGCAACGCGACATCGCCCATGAACAACGTGACGCCGCGATCTTCAACAAGGTCACCGCAGAGGCGAACCGGATACGGACCATCGACGTGTCGCTGGCGGCGCAGCTCGATCTCGTCGCCCACCGCATGCGCCCGGCCGATCTGGACACGGGCACCCACTTGATCGTTGACGCGAACGCGCCGCTGTCCGCCACGTTGCCCTCGGGCGCCAAGGACGTCAGCGTGGTGGCGTTCAGTCCCGATGGGCGAACGCTGGCCACCGGCAGCGGCAGCGGTGACAGACTCGTGCGGTTGTGGAACGTCGCTGATCTGGCCCGCCCGGTGCTACTGAACGAAACCATCAGTCACGGCGAAGCAACTCGTGCGCTGGCGTTCAGCCCGGACGGACGCACTCTGGGCACCGGCGGCGCTGACAACAGAGTGCGGCTGTGGAACGTCACCAACCCGGCCCGCCCTGAGGCGCTCGGCCTGCCGATTACGAGGCACACCAAGACGATCCGGTCGTTGGCGTTCAGTCCTGACGGGCGGACGTTGGCCAGCGCGGGCGACGATCGGACCGTACGGCTGTGGAACGTCACCGACCTCACTCAGCCCACGGCCCTCGGCCCACCGATGGCCGCGCACACCGACACCATCTACTCCGTGGCGTTCAGTCCTGATGGCCGGACTCTGGCTACCGGCGGCGATGACCGGACAATGCGTCTATGGGACATCGCCGCGCCGGACCGGGCCAAACCCTTCGGGCCACCGTTGACCGGACATACCGGGGCTGTCCATTCGGTGGCGTTCAGTCCCGATGGACGGACGCTGGCCAGTGCGAGCAACGACCGGACAGTGCGGCTGTGGAACGTTGCCGACCCGGCTCGCCCGGTGACGCTGGGCCGGCCGATCACGGGGCATGCCAGCGCAATCCGGTCGTTGGCGTTCGGGCCCGACGGGCGGACGCTGGCCACCGGCGGCGATGACTACACCGTGCGGCTGTGGGACGTCACCGATCCAGCCCGCCCGGCGCCCATCGGCGCGCCGATCACCGGGCATGCCGACGGCGTCCGGTCGATGGCGTTCAGCCCGGATGGCCGCATCCTGGCCACCGCCAGTGGTGACCGGTCGGTAAGGCTGTGGAACATGCCCGACACTGTCCTAACTGGACATACGAGAGAAGTCAACGCGTTGGCGTTCAGCCCGGATGGCCGCGTACTGGCCACCGGCGGCGGCGACCGGACCGTGCGGCTGTGGGACGTCAGCGATCCAGCCCGCCTGGCGCCCATCGGCGCGCCGATCACCGGGCATGCCGACGGCGTCCGGTCGATGGCGTTCAGCCCGGATGGCCGCATCCTGGTCACCGGCGGCGATGTGAAGGACGAGAACACCGCGCGGTTGTGGGACGTCGCCGACCCGGCCAAACCCGTGCTGCTGGCCCAGATCGTGATCGGACCGGACGCCAATGCCCTGGCGGTGGCGTTCAGCCCAAACGGAAGAACTCTGGCGACGGGCGCCGAATACAGCGACGTCGCCGTGAGGTTGTGGAACGTTTCTGATCCGGCCAAGCCCACGTTGCTGGCCGGACCCCTCAAAGGGCACCAGGACGATATACGCCAGGTCGCGTTCAGCCCGGATGGGCGGACATTGGCCAGCGGCAGCGACGACGCGCAGGTACGGCTGTGGGACGTCACCGATCCTGCTCACGCCACACCGCTCGGTGAACCCCTTGTCGGCCACACCAACCCCGTCTTGGGGGTGGCGTTCAGCCCTGATGGACACACGGTGGCCAGCGGCAGCGGCGACAACACCGTGCGGCTCTGGCGGACAGCCGACCGGACGCAGTTGGGTCAGCCGCTCACCGGACACCAGGCCGACGTCAACACGGTGGCGTTCAGCCCCGATGGCGCCACCCTCGCCACCGGCAGCCATGACCACACCGTGCGGCTGTGGGACATGACCGTGCCCCATGCCATGCACAGCATCTGTGCCATCACGGGGAACACACTCACTCGCGAAATGTGGGACAAGTTCGTGTCGGCTGAGCTGCCGTACAGTCCGCCGTGTTCCTGAGGCAGGGGTAAACCTGGCTCAACTCCAGCGGTCACGGAGCGCGAGACCGACCACGTTTGCTCGCGATCCGCGCCGACCGGGCGCGTCTGCTGGGAAGTCTTCCTGACATTGGCGTGCACCGCATTCGAACCGAAGGCGCAGGCGTGGCCGAGGGTTCTGTGGTGCTGGCGAGCGGGCTCGATGATCCGGAAGATCGTTCGTCTCGCTCTTCCCTGATCCGCCTCGTTGCTAATGTGGCCGAATGGGAATTCTGGACCGGATGCGCCGTACCCGAACGCGATCGGCCGCGGCCGGCACCACGAGTCCGTCGCCGTCGAGTCCGGCCGAACCGTCGATCGACGACCTGTATCTGACCCTGCGGGCTCCCGTCTTCCGTGACCCTCACAGCGGCGACCCCGGCCCGCTCGACCCGCACGGCGACCTCATCAGGACCGCGGTGCTCGGGGGCGACACCGCGGCGGCTTGGCGGTTCCGGCCGGAACTCGATCTTTTCCAGCCGTGGCTGGTCTTCGAGGAACCGACCGGTGAGAACCATGTCGTCACGCCGGAACTGCTGGAGAAGCTGGGCGCGGACCGGGAGACCGCGATCGAGCGGGCGCGGACCACCACCGCCGGACTGCTCGGCGGA
Proteins encoded in this region:
- a CDS encoding NACHT and WD repeat domain-containing protein, which gives rise to MSPDALHRTVLVVDVEKFSGRKNPEQRNVRYAVYAALAHALGSHWSACHREDRGDGVLLLAPAAVPKQLFVEQVPGRLVKALNRHNRAHGTGEQIRLRMAVHAGEVLLDAYGATGVAINHTFRLLDASPLKDALAGSGGVLAVITSDWLFREVVWHSAADETRYRPKRVRVKETETVGWICLPDDPYPPDVSQSEWPEDVCPYPGLRAFQPDQARWFFGREATLSVLMDKIDHRSGPVFVVAPSGVGKSSLLRAGVTTAVADSGRPWLLLTPAKEPCETLAQQVAQLIDGSVDGVLSAVRSDPALLASMLPDGTVIVVDQFEEVFTLCAGEAERRRFIAALIAMRAVLGVRGDFYDHCLADEQLATFLPASQFNLQAMTPDGLRAAIERPARQIGVDVEPSLVEILLHEIGTDAGGLPLLAHALAVTWQRRAGDKLTLADYDRTGRIQGAIVATADEAYARCSTAEQRVIFQHILMHLVVVRHDAPPARRRADPADLVKGFEAPRTAETVLGWLIEKRLVTLEDNAVELSHEVLLRAWPQLGAWIETGRNDQVIRQQSIEAAEQWEREGKPVGSLYRGDRLAIAKGWHYRSEHRAAITPLGEAFLSASTRHESRRARVRRTAVTMLAVLGLVASSAAVYAFQQRDIAHEQRDAAIFNKVTAEANRIRTIDVSLAAQLDLVAHRMRPADLDTGTHLIVDANAPLSATLPSGAKDVSVVAFSPDGRTLATGSGSGDRLVRLWNVADLARPVLLNETISHGEATRALAFSPDGRTLGTGGADNRVRLWNVTNPARPEALGLPITRHTKTIRSLAFSPDGRTLASAGDDRTVRLWNVTDLTQPTALGPPMAAHTDTIYSVAFSPDGRTLATGGDDRTMRLWDIAAPDRAKPFGPPLTGHTGAVHSVAFSPDGRTLASASNDRTVRLWNVADPARPVTLGRPITGHASAIRSLAFGPDGRTLATGGDDYTVRLWDVTDPARPAPIGAPITGHADGVRSMAFSPDGRILATASGDRSVRLWNMPDTVLTGHTREVNALAFSPDGRVLATGGGDRTVRLWDVSDPARLAPIGAPITGHADGVRSMAFSPDGRILVTGGDVKDENTARLWDVADPAKPVLLAQIVIGPDANALAVAFSPNGRTLATGAEYSDVAVRLWNVSDPAKPTLLAGPLKGHQDDIRQVAFSPDGRTLASGSDDAQVRLWDVTDPAHATPLGEPLVGHTNPVLGVAFSPDGHTVASGSGDNTVRLWRTADRTQLGQPLTGHQADVNTVAFSPDGATLATGSHDHTVRLWDMTVPHAMHSICAITGNTLTREMWDKFVSAELPYSPPCS
- a CDS encoding helix-turn-helix transcriptional regulator, encoding MGSRVPVYAFAADPISRAGLESQLRFQPSLVLMPEERRADAVVAVVAAETVDDATMRTLGDLKRHGFERLVLLVTAVNDNDLLTIIEAGVCALIRRNEVTAAKLAALIEKAASGEAAIPPDMLAKLLKQVSHMQTEVLTPRGLRLAGLTEREAAILSLVADGLDTGEIASELCYSVRTVKNALHDVTMRFQLRNRSHAVAYALREGLI
- a CDS encoding COG1470 family protein — its product is MASTVSFTGDAPTVVPGETMTCAVSIANTGDLVDRFTFTVVGETAAWTSVEPESVNLMPGTSAVVTVTFEPPRSPEAMAGEHHFGLRSESREDPESSIVEEAVLTVEPFTEIVTELIPAKRQARRKAKYRLAIDNLGNTITVVEILPEDPDGDLLLHADPALVRTEPGTATFVTIKAAPRKRFLRGQTRILPFQVIATPVDEEPHTEDAVLQQEQLIPKWLLPALLALVALVGAAIAFWFAVLKPAVVSVATEQAQKQVERAESAASRADDSAKAAGAAASTAQAVSGGTSAGQSGAKPPTSPSQPSGEARPGTAEAGKNPVSFRVQTDSVPVTDGSFKEFTYRVPDGKTLDIGDLVLQNPRGDTGILRIALGADVVLETGLANFRDLDYHYLDPLHAVPGTSVIVSVNCATPGPGAARCTPSVSFSGKLS